In one Rutidosis leptorrhynchoides isolate AG116_Rl617_1_P2 chromosome 8, CSIRO_AGI_Rlap_v1, whole genome shotgun sequence genomic region, the following are encoded:
- the LOC139862150 gene encoding 8-hydroxygeraniol dehydrogenase-like — translation MESSSETAYPVKAFGYAARDPSGVLSPIKFSRRETGDEDVRFKVLYCGVCHTDLHSIKNDWFNAKYPLIPGHEIVGVVTEVGSKVKKVKVGDNVGVGCMVNSCRSCDQCVDDQEQYCSNVVMTYNATSEITYGGYSDHMVTNEHFIVSWPKDLPLDGGAPLLCAGISVYSPMRYYGLDKVGMHVGVVGLGGLGHVAVKFLKALGVKVTVISTNPDKKEEAVSKLGADSFLVSREQAQMQAAMGTMDGIIDTVAADHPLVPLIDILKPNGKLILVGAPTKPHEVPAFPLLAGRKLVGGSLIGGIKETQEMIEFAAKHKITAAIEVIPIDYINTAMERLQKSDVRYRFVIDVANSLKSA, via the exons ATGGAGAGTTCATCGGAGACCGCATATCCCGTTAAGGCTTTCGGATACGCCGCTAGAGATCCCTCCGGCGTACTGTCCCCCATTAAGTTCTCGAGGag GGAAACAGGAGATGAAGATGTGAGGTTCAAAGTGTTGTACTGTGGCGTCTGTCACACTGATCTTCATTCTATCAAGAATGATTGGTTCAATGCCAAGTATCCTTTGATCCCTGG CCATGAGATTGTAGGAGTGGTAACTGAGGTAGGTAGCAAGGTCAAAAAGGTCAAAGTCGGAGACAACGTTGGGGTGGGTTGTATGGTTAATTCTTGCCGTTCATGCGATCAATGTGTTGATGATcaagaacaatactgctcaaatgtTGTAATGACATACAATGCTACATCGGAAATAACTTATGGTGGTTACTCTGACCACATGGTTACTAATGAACACTTCATTGTCTCATGGCCTAAAGACCTTCCGCTTGATGGTGGTGCACCTTTATTATGTGCTGGAATCAGTGTTTATAGCCCAATGCGGTATTATGGGCTTGATAAGGTTGGAATGCATGTTGGTGTTGTTGGGCTTGGTGGGCTAGGTCATGTGGCTGTTAAGTTTCTTAAAGCGCTTGGTGTTAAGGTTACTGTGATTAGTACTAACCCTGATAAAAAAGAAGAGGCTGTTAGTAAGCTCGGTGCTGATTCGTTCTTGGTTAGCCGCGAGCAGGCCCAAATGCAG GCTGCTATGGGTACTATGGATGGAATTATCGATACCGTTGCTGCTGACCATCCTCTTGTGCCTTTGATTGATATTCTAAAGCCTAACGGAAAATTGATTTTGGTTGGTGCTCCAACTAAACCACATGAAGTACCAGCTTTCCCTTTGCTTGCTG GGAGGAAGCTAGTGGGAGGAAGTTTGATCGGAGGGATAAAAGAGACACAAGAAATGATTGAATTTGCAGCAAAACACAAGATAACTGCAGCAATTGAGGTCATCCCCATTGACTATATTAATACTGCCATGGAACGTCTTCAGAAATCTGATGTCCGTTATCGTTTTGTTATTGACGTTGCTAACTCCTTAAAATCAGCTTAG